The Cloeon dipterum chromosome 3, ieCloDipt1.1, whole genome shotgun sequence genome includes a region encoding these proteins:
- the LOC135941019 gene encoding uncharacterized protein LOC135941019 has protein sequence MSPSKKMSGGVDIWAEDPACADDEDGDFAIEPVGECLGDPFLNCLPGFSPSRQWGRKGRGRPSSKHALLPVSQQAAIPRSLKTRPPGVEVKRYLEELKNFCATEPKQKKGKPRKLRFGCPKGRLFEPVEGDELESAARDEFDLEQDFFRPCLFDIIQMDASWKEPLDLVDKPKPKLGRPRKYPVKEKVPGRPRGRPRKNPESVGTAYKQVFKPKTEKARMIFTFEDGEANEDDIEEMLSMGVLVFSANSKGERKKLGRPRKHPLKEKVPGRPRGRPRIHPAKEKVPGRPRGRPRQQPRKEKVPGRKRGRPRGPAKEPKEKRPRGRPKMVKPKGIFSFGSGEDGQPSQEQIEELKKQGFQVVDVTKKRRGRKKKVPDVQSDVGAEGEVQQQEKKKRGRKKKVETETGEAGVEPTPKKRGRKKKTADSANEGLKTQEASDEAAVVPKKRGRKKKTVVSATECEGIQTEGALGEVDAVPKEVKKRGRKKKTVENKIGEDLGGEAPQKKKRGRKRKLDVGDGQNPSEKLLVKMDFGIKVAEN, from the exons ATGTCCCCTTCAAAGAAAATG AGTGGTGGCGTTGACATTTGGGCTGAGGACCCAGCGTGTGCTGACGACGAGGACGGAGATTTTGCCATTGAGCCGGTGGGAGAATGCCTCGGCGACCCCTTCCTCAACTGCCTGCCAGGGTTCTCACCTTCGCGGCAGTGGGGCCGCAAGGGCCGCGGCCGGCCCAGCAGCAAGCACGCGCTGCTGCCCGTCTCGCAGCAGGCCGCCATCCCTCGGTCGCTGAAGACGCGCCCGCCTGGCGTCGAGGTGAAGCGCTACCTCGAGGAACTCAAGAACTTCTGCGCCACCGAGCCCAAACAGAAAAAGGGCAAGCCGCGAAAGCTCAG GTTCGGCTGTCCTAAGGGCAGGCTTTTTGAGCCCGTGGAAGGCGATGAGCTGGAAAGTGCTGCTCGAGATGAGTTTGACCTGGAGCAGGATTTCTTCCGGCCTTGCCTCTTCGACATCATCCAGATGGACGCGAGCTGGAAGGAGCCGCTCGATTTGGTCGACAAGCCTAAACCCAAACTCGGAAGGCCAAGGAAGTATCCTGTTAAGGAGAAGGTTCCCG GAAGGCCAAGGGGCAGGCCACGCAAAAACCCAGAAAGCGTAGGAACAGCTTATAAGCAGGTGTTCAAACCAAAAACTGAGAAAGCAAGAATGATCTTCACGTTTGAGGATGGCGAGGCTAACGAAGACGATATTGAG GAAATGCTTTCCATGGGAGTGTTGGTGTTCAGCGCCAACAGCAAGGGGGAGCGGAAGAAACTTGGTCGGCCGAGGAAGCACCCTCTGAAAGAAAAGGTTCCCGGGCGTCCGAGGGGCCGTCCCAGGATCCACCCTGCCAAGGAAAAGGTGCCTGGAAGGCCGAGGGGGCGGCCAAGGCAGCAGCCAAGGAAGGAGAAAGTGCCAGGGAGGAAGAGGGGCAGGCCCCGCGGCCCTGCGAAGGAGCCCAAGGAGAAGCGGCCGCGCGGCAGGCCTAAAATGGTCAAACCAAAGGGCATCTTCTCCTTTGGCAGTGGCGAGGACGGCCAGCCGAGTCAGGAGCAGATCGAGGAGCTGAAGAAGCAGGGCTTTCAGGTGGTTGACGTTACCAAGAAACGCCGTGGAAGGAAGAAAAAGGTGCCAGATGTGCAGTCGGACGTCGGTGCCGAAGGTGAGGTTCAGCAgcaggagaagaagaagagggGCAGGAAAAAGAAGGTCGAGACGGAAACAG GTGAAGCAGGTGTTGAGCCAACGCCAAAGAAAAGGGGTCGAAAGAAAAAGACTGCTGATAGCGCCAATGAAGGATTGAAAACTCAAGAAGCATCAG ATGAAGCTGCTGTTGTGCCAAAGAAAAGGGGCCGCAAGAAAAAGACAGTCGTGAGTGCCACTGAATGTGAGGGAATTCAAACTGAAGGCGCATTAG gGGAAGTTGATGCTGTGCCAAAGGAGGTGAAGAAGAGGGGTCGGAAGAAAAAGACcgtggaaaacaaaattggtGAAG ATCTTGGAGGAGAGGCACCGCAAAAGAAAAAACGGGGTCGGAAGAGAAAGCTGGACGTTGGAGATGGGCAAAACCCCTCCGAAAAGCTGCTGGTCAAAATGGACTTTGGTATTAAGGTAGCTGAAAATTAA